The following proteins are encoded in a genomic region of Arachis ipaensis cultivar K30076 chromosome B02, Araip1.1, whole genome shotgun sequence:
- the LOC107626576 gene encoding putative disease resistance protein At3g14460 isoform X5, producing the protein MAGALVGGAFLSGFINVVFDRFLTMDAVNLVLGKKLGPDLVQRLKTALLGAEGLVADAEMKQFGNPSVRKWLDNLRDAVYCAEDLLDTVLTKVATRKEESSSWSLSFFINRDRDDMVDKMEGVVRRIEDLGRQKDFLGLEKIPTGSSSWRTPSTSLVRGNVYGREDDQKALVQMLNDNNEYHLSVIAIVGIGGVGKTTLAQWLYNNAELMEGFDLKAWVCVSEKFEVVETTRNVIKQIHGGTCSLDDFNSLHNALKEELSNKKFFIVLDDVWSDDGDKWSNFMTPFQQNGNKGSIVLLTTREENVASAVQNCRPYFLKKLSEDYCWSVFAENASFPQSNGRAALEEIGRKIVKKCDGLPLAAETLGRLLRTKHDVEEWNKILMSDIWGFSVEKSKIIPALLISYLHLPPYLKRCFVYCALYPKDYEFGTDELILLWMTEDLLPPPKRGESLEEVGCECFDELTSRLFFTKSELFDEYFVMHDLLHDLAIFLAGDFYCNSEEFGKEEIKIHTRHLFVNLSHCSSKLYNSISKVESLRTLLLFGDFSSPNFNIEAATCEILSKCKYLRVLSFRKLDEVPNLIGELIHLRYLDLSWTDIKTLPESLCNLCNLQTLMLYACSKLTTLPSGLHNLVSLRHLDIRNTSLEEMPRKMSKLNQLHVLSSFVVGKHEDNGIEELGGLVNLHGSVEIKKLENIVDVNEAKRAKIMDMKHIDELCLQWSSGDDLVLSTQKERDILDNLQPQNGLKELEIKGYKGTIFPDWLGNCSYENMTRVSLKSCKNCCMLPSLGQLPSLKSLSIEGLDQLRSIGEEFYKNEGAHHSSRIAPFPSLESLEFDNMACWEVWHVSESENFPQLRKLEITNCRMLKEGMRNEVFFRIISSLSDVSKVRKLRIGNDVIERHNDAMYLDGDSLSIRGSESVEESALKAMISINHLRCLHEIHILNCRILEFPQLQQHKYDLVELKIQDSCDSLTSLWLDVFPNLKNLEIRGCRNLESVSMSEAPHTALQHLSIYDCPELMSFAGEGLAAPNLTHLHVADCRKLEALPRDMKSLLPSLHSLQIYGFPNICRLPKGGLPPNLKELGVGGCEEQLRDLSWMANLHALTHLTINGYDCDNIKSYPEVGSLPHLPSLTTLKVCWFKNLETLDCNELLRLTSLQQLHISLCLKLQNMEGEKLPPSLLLLQIKQCPLLEEHCKNKHQLIWPKISHIPTIKVNRKKIS; encoded by the coding sequence ATGGCTGGTGCACTTGTTGGTGGAGCTTTTCTTTCTGGCTTCATTAACGTTGTCTTTGACCGGTTCCTTACAATGGATGCTGTCAACTTGGTCTTGGGCAAGAAACTTGGCCCTGACTTGGTTCAAAGGCTGAAGACTGCTCTGTTGGGTGCTGAAGGACTTGTTGCTGATGCTGAGATGAAGCAGTTCGGTAATCCATCTGTGAGGAAGTGGCTCGATAATCTCCGAGATGCTGTTTACTGTGCCGAGGACTTGCTCGACACTGTCCTCACCAAAGTCGCCACTCGAAAGGAGGAAAGTTCTTCCTGGTCCCTTAGCTTCTTCATCAACCGAGATAGAGACGACATGGTAGACAAGATGGAAGGGGTGGTTAGAAGAATTGAGGATCTTGGAAGACAAAAAGATTTCCTTGGTCTTGAAAAGATTCCCACTGGTAGCTCATCATGGAGGACTCCGTCCACTTCTCTTGTGAGAGGGAATGTGTATGGAAGGGAGGATGACCAGAAGGCCTTAGTCCAAATGCTGAATGACAACAATGAGTATCACTTGTCTGTGATTGCTATTGTTGGCATAGGTGGGGTTGGTAAAACAACTTTAGCCCAATGGCTGTACAACAATGCAGAGTTGATGGAGGGATTTGATCTGAAAGCATGGGTTTGTGTTTCGGAGAAGTTTGAAGTTGTTGAGACTACAAGGAATGTCATAAAGCAGATCCATGGAGGTACTTGTAGTCTCGATGATTTCAATTCACTTCACAATGCTTTGAAAGAAGAATTGTCCAATAAGAAGTTCTTTATTGTTCTTGATGATGTTTGGAGTGATGATGGTGACAAATGGAGTAATTTTATGACCCCTTTCCAACAAAATGGGAATAAGGGAAGTATTGTTCTTCTGACTACTCGGGAGGAAAATGTTGCTTCCGCAGTTCAAAATTGTCGGCCTTATTTTCTCAAGAAGTTGTCGGAGGACTATTGTTGGTCAGTGTTTGCAGAAAATGCATCTTTTCCACAATCAAATGGGAGAGCAGCACTTGAAGAAATAGGCCGAAAGATTGTCAAGAAGTGTGATGGCTTGCCATTAGCTGCAGAAACACTTGGTCGCTTGTTACGTACAAAACATGATGTTGAGGAATGGAACAAGATACTAATGAGTGATATTTGGGGATTTTCTGTGGAGAAGAGTAAGATTATTCCAGCATTACTGATAAGTTACCTCCATCTTCCCCCATATTTAAAGCGTTGTTTTGTCTATTGTGCTTTATATCCCAAGGATTATGAATTTGGAACAGATGAATTAATCCTTTTGTGGATGACAGAAGATCTTTTACCACCACCAAAGAGAGGAGAGAGTTTAGAAGAAGTTGGTTGTGAGTGTTTTGATGAACTAACTTCTAGATTATTTTTCACCAAGAGTGAACTCTTTGATGAGTATTTTGTGATGCATGATCTGTTGCATGACTTAGCAATATTCCTTGCTGGAGATTTCTATTGCAACTCAGAAGAATTTGGTAAAGAGGAGATAAAGATTCACACCCGGCATTTGTTTGTAAATTTAAGTCATTGTAGCTCAAAACTTTATAATTCTATTTCTAAAGTAGAATCTTTGAGAACATTATTATTGTTTGGCGATTTCTCATCTCCCAACTTTAACATTGAAGCAGCAACATGTGAGATATTATCAAAGTGTAAATACTTGAGAGTTTTATCCTTTAGAAAACTTGATGAGGTGCCTAATTTAATAGGAGAATTGATCCATCTGCGCTACTTAGATCTCTCTTGGACTGATATTAAGACATTGCCAGAGTCTTTGTGCAACTTGTGTAACTTGCAAACATTGATGTTGTATGCTTGTTCTAAGCTAACTACACTTCCTAGTGGTTTGCATAATCTTGTGAGTTTGCGGCATCTTGATATTAGAAATACCTCTTTAGAAGAAATGCCCAGAAAAATGAGCAAATTGAATCAGTTGCACGTTTTAAGTTCCTTTGTCGTTGGCAAACACGAAGACAATGGAATCGAGGAGTTAGGAGGGCTGGTAAATCTTCATGGATCCGTTGAGATTAAGAAGTTGGAGAATATTGTTGATGTGAATGAAGCAAAGAGGGCAAAGATAATGGATATGAAGCACATTGATGAATTATGTTTGCAATGGTCTTCAGGTGATGATTTGGTTTTAAGTACACAAAAAGAAAGAGACATCCTCGATAACTTGCAACCGCAGAATGGGTTGAAAGAGTTGGAAATCAAGGGATACAAGGGTACAATATTTCCAGATTGGTTGGGGAACTGTTCCTACGAAAACATGACACGTGTATCTCTAAAGTCTTGCAAGAATTGCTGCATGCTGCCTTCACTTGGACAGCTGCCATCTCTTAAGTCCCTAAGCATTGAAGGTTTGGATCAGCTGAGGAGTATTGGCGAGGAGTTTTACAAGAATGAAGGAGCTCATCATTCTTCGCGTATTGCACCATTTCCCTCACTTGAGAGTTTGGAGTTTGATAACATGGCATGTTGGGAGGTGTGGCACGTATCTGAGTCAGAAAATTTTCCTCAACTTAGGAAGCTTGAAATAACAAATTGTCGAATGTTGAAGGAAGGGATGCGTAATGAGGTATTCTTCAGAATAATTTCTTCTTTGTCGGATGTTTCCAAAGTTCGCAAACTACGTATAGGCAATGATGTTATAGAACGGCACAACGACGCCATGTATCTTGATGGGGATAGTTTATCAATTAGGGGAAGCGAATCTGTGGAGGAGTCTGCATTGAAGGCAATGATCAGCATCAACCATCTACGTTGCCTCCATGAAATACACATCTTGAACTGTAGAATACTAGAATTCCCCCAGCTACAGCAGCACAAGTATGATTTGGTAGAGCTAAAAATACAAGACAGCTGTGATTCACTGACCTCCTTGTGGTTGGATGTCTTTCCCAATCTCAAGAATTTGGAGATAAGAGGGTGTAGGAATCTGGAATCAGTGTCAATGTCAGAGGCACCACACACTGCTCTTCAACATCTCTCCATATATGATTGTCCCGAATTAATGTCATTTGCAGGAGAAGGACTTGCTGCACCCAACTTGACTCATCTTCACGTCGCAGACTGCAGGAAGTTGGAGGCATTACCACGTGACATGAAGAGTCTACTCCCAAGTTTACACTCTCTCCAGATATATGGGTTCCCAAATATTTGCAGGTTGCCAAAGGGTGGTTTGCCGCCTAACTTGAAAGAACTTGGTGTGGGAGGTTGCGAGGAACAACTGAGGGATCTATCATGGATGGCCAACTTGCACGCCCTCACTCATCTCACCATTAATGGTTATGACTGCGACAACATAAAGTCATACCCAGAGGTGGGTTCGCTGCCTCACCTTCCCTCCCTTACCACTCTCAAGGTATGCTGGTTCAAGAATCTGGAGACATTGGACTGCAACGAGCTTCTCCGCCTCACCTCCCTTCAACAATTGCACATTTCATTGTGCCTGAAGCTGCAGAATATGGAAGGAGAAAAGCTGCCTCCCTCTCTCTTGCTACTTCAAATTaaacagtgtcctttgctggaagaACACTGCAAGAACAAGCATCAACTAATCTGGCCCAAAATTTCCCACATACCCACCATTAAAGTCAATCGCAAGAAAATTTCCTGA